TGGAAAATATGAATATTGAGATTAGTTTGATTAAAACTATGATTAAGATAAATAATGCTCAAATTGTATTTGGCGTAAATTGAATAATAATTGGCACAAAGTGATGTTATATTTTTTTTGGAAGTTTATATAATTGAGATATAAGTTTAAATACAAGTTATTGGAGGGCATGATTATGAAGAATAAAACTGCACTTATTACTGGTGCATCTAGTGGTATTGGAAAAGAATTTGCAAAATTACATGCATCTAAAGGTGGAAATTTAGTAGTTGTTGCAAGAAGTGAAGATAAGCTTAATGAATTAAAAGCAGAGCTTGAAAGCAAATATGGCATACAGGTTATAGTTATTGTTAAAGACTTATCTTTAAGTACCGCAGCCCAAGATATTTATGATGAAGTAAAAGCTGCCAATATAAATATTGATTATTTAATAAATAATGCTGGATTTGGTGGGAGAGGTGAGTTTCATATTCGTACTATGGAACAAGACATGCAAATGATTGAAGTAAATGTTATTACTCTTACAAGGTTAACAAAGTTATTTTTGCCTGATTTTATTGAACGTAAAAGTGGAAAAATATTAAATGTTTCATCAACAGCTGCTACAATGCCAGGGCCGTTGCAAGCAGTTTATTATGCTACAAAAGCATATGTAACATCGTTTGGAAATGCTGTTTGGCAAGAAATTAAGGGCACAGGTGTAACCCTTACAACTTTGATGCCAGGTGCAATGGATACAGGATTTGCTAAGGCATCAGATATGAGTAATACTCCATTGTTTGCTAAGACTGTTAGTCCAGTTGATGTTGCAAGGTCAGGATATGAGGGAATGTTAAATGGAAAATTAAACGTAATTGCTGGAGTAACACCATTACAAAGAATATTTTTAGCACTTGCACCATTTACACCTAAAAAAATAATGTTAAAGCAAATTTATGAAATGCAAAAGGAAAAATAAGAAAATAGAATGGAGTTGTTTTTGTGGATCGATTTATTATGGATGGAAGATATGGTTCTCTTCTATCAGCAGTAGGTCTTCCTCTACGAGAAATACTGATAAAATCAGAATTACCTCAGGATTTATTTAGTAGAAAAAATATAAGGTTATCACAAAAGGAATATTTCCGTTTGATGGAGAACATCGGAGAATCAATTTCTAATGAAGAAACGCCAATAAAAATCGCAACATCAGAAAATATCGAAACTTTTTCTCCAGCTATCTTTGCGGCCTTTTGTAGTAAAAATGCTCAGATATGTATAGAACGTTTAGCACAATATAAGAAACTTATTGGACCTATGGTTTTTATTATAATGAAAAATGAGAATAGCATTACTGTTAAGATAACTACTGAAGATCCTGTAGATAAAATACCTTCATTTTTGGAAATTACGGAAATTACTTTCCTTATTAACTTAATTCGAAAAGCCACAAAAGAAAAAATTATTCCTTTGAGAATAACATTGCAGAATTCAATTAACAATATGGAATTAGAAAGATATTGGGGATGTAAGCCAGAGAAAAGTTGTAAAAGTACTTTAACATTATCTCTTAGCGATTCACTGAAACCATTTGTTAGTGAAAATAAAATTATGTGGGATTATTTTGAACCTGAATTGAAGCGTAGACTATCTGAATTACAAACTGATGATTCCTTTGGAGCGAGGGTAAGAAGTGCATTGGTAGAATTATTGCCCATGGGGTGTAGTAGCATTGAAGAAGTGTCATTAAAACTTGCAGTCAGTAAACGGACACTTCAACGAAAACTAACAGAAGAAAAAACAACTTTTCAAAAGCAATTAAATCATACAAGGGAATTGTTAGCAAAGAACTACATTAAAAATACTAATATGACAAGTGATGATATTGCTTTTCTATTAGGATACAAAGATTTGAACTCTTTTTTAAGAGCTTTCCAAGTTTGGTGTGGAATGAGTATCTCAGAATATAAAAAATCTTTGCAGAATAAAGTTTAATATGGTAGGGATATGAGCTAGGAAGGAATATTTATGATTTTTAGATTCTAAAACAGGTATAGAAATTATGAATTTACTTAAGAAAATTAATATTGAAAAAGGAATTACTATAACTCAAGTAACACATTCTCATGAATCTTCAACTTATGGAAATAGGATAATAAAGATAAAAGACGGAAAAGTTCAGTAATAGTTATTTTATAAAAAGGTGTACGCGTCAAATTTCTAGCTCCTTTTATTTATTTGCTAAATGTGGTAAAATGTCCCGGTAAGGTGATTTACCTTAGCTATAATGTGATGATAAATTAGAATTTGAGATAGAGAAATATTTTATATATCAGAAATTTTGTATAGGTAAGAAAAGGATATACATTCCAAATGAAGTTAAATTATATTCATTAAGTTACCACATTTACAATTTAAGAAATTCCAGTGGAATTTCCTCCACAATTATGAATTGCGAATTGTGAACTGTGAATTATAAATAAGGGGGCTATTATATGTTTTCAGAGGAAATACTTAAATTAGGAACAAAAAAGTCTACAATAAGAGAAATTTTTGAGTATGGAAAAAAGAGAGCATCTGTTGTTGGAAAGGAAAATATTTTTGATTTTAGTATTGGAAATCCTAATGTACCAGCACCACAATGTGTAAAGGAAACTATTTTAGAAATAGTAAATAATGAAGATCCTACATTGATTCATGGGTATACAAGTGCACAAGGAGACGATGATGTTAGAGAGTCCATTGCAAAATCTTTAAATGATAGATTTGATACAAAGTTTACAAAAGATAATTTATATATGACTGTAGGAGCAGCAGCATCTATAAGCATATGTCTTAAAGCATTAACTAATGTTGGAGATGAATATATAACTTTTGCACCGTACTTTCCAGAATATAAGTGTTTTGTAGAGGGTGCAGGGGGAAAGTTAATTGTAGTTCCAGCAGATATAGAAACTTTTCAAATTAATTTTATAGAGTTTGAAAAATCAATCACTGAACATACAAAAGCAATAATAGTAAATTCTCCCAACAATCCATCGGGGATTGTTTATTCTGAAGAAACTATAAAGAAATTAGCAAAAATATTAGTAGAAAAGTCAAAAGAGTATAATCATCCAATTTATTTAATTTCAGATGAGCCTTATAGGGAAATTGCTTATGATGGAGTTAAAGTGCCATATTTAACAAAATACTATAACAATACTTTTGTTTGTTATTCATATAGTAAATCATTATCACTTCCTGGTGAAAGAATTGGGTACATAGTTGTACCAAGTGAGATGGAGGATTTTAATTTAGCTTATGCAGCAATTTGTGGCGGCGGAAGAGTTTTAGGATATGTAAATGCACCAAGTTTATTTCAAAAAGTTGTAGGAAAGTGTGCTACTGCTACAGCAGATATATCTATATATGAAACTAATAGAAATTTGTTATATGAAGGGTTAACTAAGTTAGGATATAAATGTGTTAAGCCAGGAGGAGCATTTTATTTATTTCCACAATCATTAGAAGCAGATGCAAAAGAATTTTGTAAAAAGGCAAGAGAAAAGTATGATTTATTATTAGTTCCAGGGGATGATTTTGGATGCCCAGGACATTTTAGACTTTCCTATTGTGTACAAACAGAACAAATAGAAAGAGCAATGCCATTATTTGAAAAGTTAGCAAAAGATTATTTGAAATAAGTAAAATAAAAATGGCTTTCGCAATAGCAAATATAAATTTGCTGCGAGGCCATTATATCTAAATTATTGCCATGGGGATAAAAATAAGTCTTTAGAGGATCTACAGTAGTTATAAAAACTAGTAAAAAACTCTGTATGATTTTTATCATAGAAAGCCAT
Above is a genomic segment from Clostridium bornimense containing:
- a CDS encoding AraC family transcriptional regulator, with protein sequence MDRFIMDGRYGSLLSAVGLPLREILIKSELPQDLFSRKNIRLSQKEYFRLMENIGESISNEETPIKIATSENIETFSPAIFAAFCSKNAQICIERLAQYKKLIGPMVFIIMKNENSITVKITTEDPVDKIPSFLEITEITFLINLIRKATKEKIIPLRITLQNSINNMELERYWGCKPEKSCKSTLTLSLSDSLKPFVSENKIMWDYFEPELKRRLSELQTDDSFGARVRSALVELLPMGCSSIEEVSLKLAVSKRTLQRKLTEEKTTFQKQLNHTRELLAKNYIKNTNMTSDDIAFLLGYKDLNSFLRAFQVWCGMSISEYKKSLQNKV
- a CDS encoding pyridoxal phosphate-dependent aminotransferase produces the protein MFSEEILKLGTKKSTIREIFEYGKKRASVVGKENIFDFSIGNPNVPAPQCVKETILEIVNNEDPTLIHGYTSAQGDDDVRESIAKSLNDRFDTKFTKDNLYMTVGAAASISICLKALTNVGDEYITFAPYFPEYKCFVEGAGGKLIVVPADIETFQINFIEFEKSITEHTKAIIVNSPNNPSGIVYSEETIKKLAKILVEKSKEYNHPIYLISDEPYREIAYDGVKVPYLTKYYNNTFVCYSYSKSLSLPGERIGYIVVPSEMEDFNLAYAAICGGGRVLGYVNAPSLFQKVVGKCATATADISIYETNRNLLYEGLTKLGYKCVKPGGAFYLFPQSLEADAKEFCKKAREKYDLLLVPGDDFGCPGHFRLSYCVQTEQIERAMPLFEKLAKDYLK
- a CDS encoding SDR family NAD(P)-dependent oxidoreductase, producing the protein MKNKTALITGASSGIGKEFAKLHASKGGNLVVVARSEDKLNELKAELESKYGIQVIVIVKDLSLSTAAQDIYDEVKAANINIDYLINNAGFGGRGEFHIRTMEQDMQMIEVNVITLTRLTKLFLPDFIERKSGKILNVSSTAATMPGPLQAVYYATKAYVTSFGNAVWQEIKGTGVTLTTLMPGAMDTGFAKASDMSNTPLFAKTVSPVDVARSGYEGMLNGKLNVIAGVTPLQRIFLALAPFTPKKIMLKQIYEMQKEK